Proteins found in one Chlamydia pneumoniae TW-183 genomic segment:
- a CDS encoding S49 family peptidase has protein sequence MKTLWHFVSKAFLSIVGLCCGVVLAFVVIFALIASSLGNGDATFVSLPDAQGEVKDLGKTAPIIAVIEMKDVIASSKNTAKTIQNILEGFEKAPLKDRVKGIVIDMDCPGGEVFEIDRIYSMLRFWKERKGFPIYIYVNGLCASGGYYVSCAATKIYATSSSLIGSIGVRSGPFFNVKEGLNRYGVESDLLTAGKDKAPMNPYTPWTSHDREERQATLDFLYGQFVDIVTQNRPLLTKEKLVHTLGARIFSPEKAKQEGYIDVVGATKEQVLQDIVAVCKIEDNYRVIGSGGDGWWKRVASAAASSPLVTGMIKHDILPLSHDAAYIPPYLAL, from the coding sequence ATGAAAACGTTGTGGCACTTCGTATCCAAAGCCTTTTTATCGATAGTAGGACTGTGTTGCGGAGTTGTTCTTGCTTTTGTCGTTATATTCGCACTCATAGCTTCCTCTTTAGGAAATGGGGATGCTACCTTCGTTAGCTTGCCTGACGCCCAAGGAGAAGTAAAAGATCTAGGGAAAACAGCCCCCATTATTGCTGTTATCGAAATGAAAGATGTAATTGCTTCTTCAAAAAATACGGCCAAAACGATTCAGAATATTTTAGAAGGATTTGAGAAAGCTCCTCTTAAAGATCGTGTCAAAGGTATTGTCATTGATATGGATTGCCCAGGAGGCGAGGTCTTTGAAATAGATAGAATTTACTCTATGCTTCGCTTTTGGAAAGAACGTAAGGGATTCCCTATTTATATTTATGTGAATGGTCTTTGTGCTTCGGGAGGCTATTATGTATCCTGCGCTGCAACTAAAATTTATGCCACCTCCTCCTCTCTTATCGGTTCTATCGGAGTGCGTTCTGGACCATTCTTCAATGTAAAAGAAGGTTTAAATCGCTACGGAGTTGAAAGTGATCTGCTGACAGCTGGAAAAGATAAGGCTCCAATGAATCCTTATACACCGTGGACTTCTCATGATAGAGAAGAACGGCAAGCGACTCTTGATTTTCTCTACGGACAATTTGTTGATATAGTTACACAAAACCGTCCTCTGCTTACTAAAGAGAAGTTAGTTCACACTCTCGGAGCACGTATTTTTTCTCCAGAGAAGGCCAAACAAGAAGGCTATATTGATGTTGTAGGCGCAACTAAAGAACAAGTCCTTCAAGACATAGTTGCTGTTTGTAAGATTGAAGATAACTATAGAGTGATTGGCTCTGGTGGTGATGGTTGGTGGAAGCGGGTGGCTTCAGCTGCAGCTTCAAGTCCATTAGTTACTGGCATGATTAAACACGATATTCTGCCTTTATCCCATGACGCTGCATACATACCTCCCTACTTGGCACTGTAG
- the npt2 gene encoding NTP/H+ exchange transporter Npt2, with protein sequence MQSSEVKPFSRLRAYLCPIYKSEFSKFVPLFLLAFFVGFNYCLLKNMKDTLVIVGSDAGAEVIPFLKVWGIVPGAVIVTMVYGWLGSRYPRDTVFYCFMAAFLGFFFLFAVIIYPVGDSLHLNSLADKLQELLPQGLRGFIVMVRYWSYSIYYVMSELWSSVVLSMLFWGLANQITTITEAGRFYALINTGLNLSSICAGEISYWMGKQTFVAYSFACDSWHSVMLNLTMLITCSGLIMIWLYRRIHHLTIDTSIPPSRRVLAEEGAATANLKEKKKPKAKARNLFLHLIQSRYLLGLAIIVLSYNLVIHLFEVVWKDQVSQIYSSHVEFNGYMSRITTLIGVVSVLAAVLLTGQCIRKWGWTVGALVTPLVMLVSGLLFFGTIFAAKRDISIFGGVLGMTPLALAAWTGGMQNVLSRGTKFTFFDQTKEMAFIPLSPEDKNHGKAAIDGVVSRIGKSGGSLIYQGLLVIFSSVAASLNVIALVLLIIMVVWIAVVAYIGKEYYSRAADAVATLKQPKEPSSSIVREAQESVEQEEMAVL encoded by the coding sequence ATGCAGTCATCAGAAGTGAAACCCTTTTCAAGGCTGCGGGCATATCTTTGTCCTATTTATAAATCAGAATTTTCTAAGTTTGTTCCACTATTTCTACTAGCGTTTTTCGTTGGCTTTAACTACTGCCTGCTGAAAAACATGAAAGATACTCTGGTCATTGTCGGTTCAGATGCTGGGGCAGAAGTGATTCCCTTCCTTAAGGTTTGGGGAATTGTCCCGGGAGCTGTTATTGTTACTATGGTCTATGGGTGGTTAGGCAGTCGGTATCCTCGGGATACCGTTTTTTATTGCTTCATGGCCGCATTCCTTGGTTTTTTCTTCCTGTTTGCTGTGATCATTTATCCTGTAGGGGATAGCCTGCATCTCAACTCTCTCGCTGATAAATTACAAGAGCTCCTTCCTCAAGGACTTCGTGGTTTTATTGTGATGGTCCGTTACTGGAGTTACAGTATTTATTACGTAATGTCAGAGCTGTGGAGTTCGGTTGTTCTTTCGATGTTGTTCTGGGGACTAGCCAATCAGATTACTACAATTACTGAAGCGGGCCGTTTTTACGCTCTTATCAATACAGGATTAAATCTCTCCTCAATATGCGCAGGAGAAATCTCCTATTGGATGGGGAAACAAACATTTGTTGCCTACTCCTTTGCATGTGATTCCTGGCACTCTGTAATGCTCAACTTGACCATGCTGATCACTTGTTCTGGTTTAATTATGATCTGGCTATATAGGCGGATTCATCATTTGACTATTGATACTTCGATCCCTCCATCTAGACGTGTCTTGGCAGAAGAGGGAGCAGCTACTGCTAATCTAAAGGAAAAGAAAAAACCTAAAGCCAAAGCTAGAAACCTTTTCTTACACCTCATTCAGTCTCGTTATTTATTAGGGCTCGCTATTATTGTCCTATCCTATAATTTGGTGATCCATCTATTCGAAGTCGTTTGGAAGGATCAAGTTAGCCAGATTTACAGTTCTCACGTAGAATTCAATGGGTATATGAGTAGAATCACTACCCTCATTGGCGTCGTTTCTGTATTAGCAGCTGTACTCCTTACCGGACAGTGTATCCGTAAATGGGGATGGACTGTCGGTGCTTTAGTCACTCCATTGGTAATGTTAGTTTCAGGACTGCTCTTTTTCGGAACTATTTTTGCTGCAAAAAGAGACATCTCTATTTTTGGGGGAGTTCTTGGAATGACACCTCTGGCTCTAGCTGCCTGGACTGGAGGGATGCAAAATGTCCTATCCCGGGGGACGAAATTTACGTTCTTTGATCAAACCAAGGAAATGGCCTTTATCCCACTTTCTCCAGAGGATAAAAATCATGGGAAAGCCGCGATTGATGGTGTCGTTTCAAGGATAGGAAAGTCTGGAGGCTCTTTAATTTACCAAGGGCTGCTTGTTATTTTCTCTTCTGTTGCAGCAAGTTTAAACGTCATCGCCCTAGTTCTTCTCATTATTATGGTCGTTTGGATTGCGGTTGTTGCCTATATCGGTAAAGAATACTACTCTAGAGCTGCTGATGCTGTAGCAACCTTGAAACAACCTAAAGAACCTTCCTCTTCAATCGTACGTGAAGCCCAGGAATCTGTAGAACAAGAAGAAATGGCTGTTCTGTAG
- the polA gene encoding DNA polymerase I — MKKLFVLDASGFIFRAYFALPEMKNHQGQATQAVFGFIRSLNKLIKEFSPEYMISVFDGPNNKQSRQAIYADYKSNRQKKFEDIPPQIALVKEYCSLIGLAYLEKESVEADDVIASIAKKAREENYKVYVCTADKDLLQLVNDHVVAWNPWADQGVVGISEVIERYGIPPGNIPDYLALVGDSSDNIPGLPGCGPKKAAALLKQFGSVEGLLENLDAVKGLSQTMLSERQETLKLSKRLALLDSNIPIPVPIESLTFPQHPVDEEKLIHFYIQQGFKTLVPSKQTEAATVDVQIIKDAESLTNILNLVQGGDIAFAVAYTGNHLLSLKLEGLALTQGSGVFFIALEEEGTKILPILKDFFLREDLTFYGYNLKRDCHALLNAGIVIREISYDLALAEHLTNGGGKISFQSLLVNHGFTETAHRFAKEWGNSGLPIGRLPEQPEQYFGEFVAYLPIIKDAILEEINRKNLNHILSDIEMPLEKVLFSMERAGVPLDVEELAILEALFETELAVLTEEIYDLSGGPFNIKSPKQLSDILYNELGLRPIDKAKSTRAEVLEALRSEHPIIEKLLAFRTIEKLLSTYVKALPKQVDSHTQRIHPSFDQTGAVTGRLACRDPNLQNIPIRSERGILLRKAFRLSEKNSYFLSADYSQIELRFLAHLSQDKSLKFAFESGEDIHAFTASQVFHVPLEQVSKEQRMQAKTVNFGIVYGQQAFGLAKVLKISIGEAQELIQAYFSRYPEIAHFVEETIQQAAKDLRVTTMLGRERIIDSWNEFPGSRAASGRFAVNTRIQGSAAELIKLAMLDISQAIKQQQMKSRMLLQIHDELLFEVPEEEIEEMQRLVREKMESAMTLSVPIVVNILIGKNWAEC, encoded by the coding sequence ATGAAGAAACTGTTTGTATTAGATGCCTCAGGATTTATTTTTCGTGCCTACTTTGCTTTGCCAGAAATGAAAAATCATCAAGGACAAGCAACACAAGCAGTTTTTGGATTTATTCGTTCTTTAAATAAACTTATCAAAGAATTCTCTCCAGAATACATGATCTCCGTCTTTGACGGTCCTAATAATAAACAAAGCCGTCAGGCGATTTATGCTGATTACAAAAGTAATCGACAGAAAAAATTCGAAGACATCCCTCCACAAATAGCTCTAGTTAAAGAGTACTGCTCTTTAATAGGCCTAGCTTACTTAGAAAAAGAGTCGGTAGAAGCTGACGATGTGATTGCAAGTATTGCTAAGAAGGCTAGAGAAGAGAATTATAAAGTTTACGTATGCACCGCGGATAAAGATCTGTTGCAGCTTGTAAACGATCATGTTGTAGCTTGGAATCCTTGGGCAGATCAAGGTGTTGTAGGGATCTCTGAGGTGATAGAACGTTATGGGATTCCTCCAGGGAATATCCCTGATTATCTAGCGTTAGTTGGAGACTCTTCTGATAACATTCCAGGGCTCCCAGGTTGTGGGCCTAAAAAAGCTGCAGCACTTCTTAAACAATTTGGAAGTGTTGAGGGACTTTTAGAAAATTTAGACGCCGTGAAGGGATTAAGTCAAACTATGCTGAGTGAACGGCAGGAGACTTTAAAGCTTAGTAAACGGCTTGCCCTCTTGGATTCTAATATCCCTATCCCAGTACCAATAGAGTCCCTTACCTTTCCACAACACCCTGTGGATGAAGAGAAACTCATACACTTTTATATACAACAAGGATTTAAAACTCTTGTGCCGTCCAAGCAAACAGAGGCTGCGACAGTCGATGTTCAGATAATCAAAGATGCGGAAAGCCTCACCAACATTTTAAACCTTGTGCAAGGGGGGGACATTGCCTTTGCTGTAGCATATACAGGAAACCATCTTCTCTCTTTGAAGCTTGAAGGTTTAGCTTTGACACAGGGATCAGGGGTATTTTTTATTGCCTTAGAAGAGGAAGGCACGAAGATACTCCCTATATTAAAAGATTTCTTTTTAAGAGAAGATCTTACTTTCTATGGTTATAATCTAAAACGCGATTGCCACGCTCTTCTAAATGCAGGAATTGTAATTCGAGAAATTTCTTATGACCTAGCTTTAGCTGAGCACTTGACAAATGGGGGAGGAAAAATCTCCTTTCAATCTCTTTTAGTAAATCACGGATTTACAGAAACTGCTCACCGGTTTGCTAAGGAATGGGGAAATTCAGGATTGCCTATAGGTCGTCTACCAGAACAACCTGAGCAATATTTTGGTGAATTTGTTGCCTACCTTCCCATAATAAAAGACGCTATTTTAGAAGAAATCAACCGTAAGAATCTCAACCATATCTTAAGTGATATTGAAATGCCCTTGGAGAAGGTTCTTTTCTCTATGGAAAGAGCTGGAGTGCCTTTAGATGTTGAGGAGTTGGCTATTTTAGAAGCCCTCTTTGAAACAGAATTAGCCGTACTGACAGAGGAAATCTATGATCTTTCTGGAGGGCCATTCAATATAAAATCACCAAAACAGTTATCAGATATTTTATATAACGAATTAGGTCTTCGCCCTATAGATAAGGCAAAATCTACACGTGCAGAGGTGTTAGAGGCTTTACGTAGTGAGCACCCAATTATCGAAAAACTTTTAGCTTTCCGGACGATTGAAAAATTATTATCCACATATGTAAAAGCATTACCGAAACAAGTAGATTCCCATACACAGAGAATACACCCCTCTTTTGATCAGACAGGAGCTGTGACAGGAAGATTAGCTTGTCGAGATCCTAATTTACAAAATATTCCTATAAGATCGGAACGAGGAATCTTACTTAGGAAGGCTTTTCGTTTATCTGAGAAAAATAGTTATTTTTTATCTGCCGATTATTCTCAAATTGAGTTAAGATTTTTAGCACATTTAAGCCAAGATAAGTCATTAAAATTTGCTTTTGAGTCAGGAGAAGATATTCATGCTTTTACTGCATCACAAGTGTTTCATGTGCCTTTAGAACAGGTTTCAAAAGAACAAAGAATGCAGGCAAAGACAGTAAATTTTGGTATCGTGTATGGACAACAGGCTTTTGGTTTGGCAAAAGTTTTAAAAATTTCTATTGGCGAAGCTCAAGAGTTAATTCAAGCATATTTCTCTCGTTATCCCGAAATTGCTCATTTTGTTGAAGAAACTATACAACAAGCAGCTAAAGATTTACGGGTGACCACGATGTTAGGTCGAGAAAGAATTATCGATAGTTGGAATGAATTTCCTGGCTCAAGAGCAGCTTCAGGACGTTTTGCTGTAAATACTCGCATTCAGGGAAGTGCTGCTGAATTGATAAAACTTGCAATGCTGGATATTTCACAAGCAATAAAGCAACAGCAAATGAAGAGTCGTATGTTATTACAAATACATGACGAATTATTATTTGAGGTTCCTGAAGAAGAAATAGAAGAGATGCAAAGACTAGTGAGAGAGAAGATGGAATCAGCTATGACTTTATCCGTTCCTATAGTTGTGAATATCTTAATTGGAAAAAATTGGGCAGAATGTTAA
- the glgC gene encoding glucose-1-phosphate adenylyltransferase: MIENDFPEASNFESSHFYRDKVGVIILCGGEGKRLSPLTNCRCKPTVSFGGRYKLIDIPISHAISAGFSKIFVIGQYLTYTLQQHLFKTYFYHGVLQDQIHLLAPEARQGDQIWYQGTADAIRKNLLYFEDTEIEYFLILSGDQLYNMDFRSIVDTAIRTHVDMVLVAQPIPEKDAYRMGVLDIDSEGKLIDFYEKPQEKEVLKRFQLSSEDRRIHKLTEDSGDFLGSMGIYLFRRDSLFSLLREEEGNDFGKHLIQAQMKRGQVQTLLYNGYWADIGTIESYYEANIALTQKPHAEKRGLNCYDDNGMIYSKNHHLPGAIITDSMISSSLLCEGCVINTSHVSRSVLGIRSKIGENSVVDQSIIMGNARYGSPSMPSLGIGKDCEIRKAIIDENCCIGNGVKLQNLKGYIKYDSPDKKLFVRDNIIIVPQGTHIPDNYIF, translated from the coding sequence ATGATAGAAAACGATTTTCCGGAGGCCTCAAATTTTGAGAGCTCTCATTTTTATCGAGATAAGGTTGGAGTAATTATCTTGTGTGGAGGGGAGGGCAAAAGGTTATCTCCTCTAACTAATTGTCGCTGTAAGCCTACCGTATCTTTTGGAGGACGGTATAAGCTGATCGATATTCCAATATCTCATGCAATTAGTGCAGGTTTTTCAAAAATTTTTGTTATAGGTCAGTACCTTACCTACACTCTACAACAGCATTTATTTAAGACGTATTTTTATCATGGAGTTTTGCAGGATCAGATACATCTTCTTGCTCCTGAAGCACGTCAGGGTGACCAAATCTGGTATCAGGGTACCGCAGATGCAATTCGAAAAAACTTACTTTATTTCGAAGATACAGAAATCGAATACTTTTTAATCTTATCAGGAGACCAGCTCTACAATATGGATTTTAGATCTATTGTAGATACAGCCATACGAACTCATGTAGATATGGTTCTTGTTGCCCAGCCTATCCCAGAAAAAGATGCCTATAGAATGGGAGTCTTAGATATTGATTCTGAAGGAAAACTCATCGATTTCTATGAAAAACCTCAAGAAAAAGAAGTACTCAAGCGTTTTCAGCTTTCTTCTGAAGATCGCCGTATTCATAAGTTAACCGAAGATTCAGGAGACTTTCTTGGATCAATGGGCATCTACTTATTCCGAAGAGACAGTTTGTTTTCTTTGCTTCGCGAAGAAGAAGGAAACGATTTTGGAAAGCATCTCATCCAAGCTCAGATGAAGCGGGGACAAGTACAAACTCTCCTTTATAATGGGTATTGGGCCGACATCGGAACTATAGAATCTTATTATGAAGCAAATATAGCGTTAACTCAAAAGCCTCATGCAGAGAAAAGAGGACTGAATTGTTATGATGATAACGGAATGATCTATAGTAAAAATCATCATCTTCCTGGAGCAATCATTACGGATTCTATGATCTCAAGTTCTTTATTATGTGAGGGTTGTGTTATTAATACGAGTCATGTATCTCGGAGTGTCTTAGGGATTCGTAGTAAGATTGGAGAGAACTCTGTAGTCGATCAGTCTATAATTATGGGCAATGCTCGGTACGGATCTCCATCCATGCCATCTTTAGGAATTGGGAAAGACTGTGAGATTCGTAAAGCGATTATAGATGAGAATTGTTGTATTGGAAACGGTGTCAAACTACAGAATCTCAAGGGCTATATTAAATATGATTCTCCTGATAAAAAGCTATTTGTGAGAGATAATATTATCATTGTTCCTCAAGGCACGCACATTCCTGACAACTATATCTTCTAG
- the coaE gene encoding dephospho-CoA kinase (Dephospho-CoA kinase (CoaE) performs the final step in coenzyme A biosynthesis.), translating into MLKLLKVSITGDLSSGKTEACQVFQELGAYVVSADEISHSFLIPHTRIGRRVIDLLGSDVVVDGAFDAQAIAAKVFYNSVLLQGLEAILHPEVCRIIEEQYHQSIQDGNYPLFVAEVPLLYEIHYAKWFDSVILVMANEDIRRERFMKKTGRSSEDFDQRCSRFLNVEEKLAQADVVVENNGTKKELHQKIEEYFYALKGAL; encoded by the coding sequence ATGTTAAAATTATTAAAAGTTTCCATTACAGGGGATCTCTCTTCTGGGAAGACTGAAGCTTGCCAAGTTTTTCAGGAATTGGGAGCCTATGTAGTTAGTGCTGATGAAATTTCGCATAGTTTCCTTATCCCTCATACACGCATAGGTCGTCGTGTTATAGATCTTTTAGGATCGGATGTTGTAGTTGATGGGGCGTTTGATGCGCAAGCCATAGCAGCCAAAGTTTTTTACAATTCCGTTCTATTACAAGGTCTGGAAGCCATTCTACATCCAGAAGTTTGTCGAATTATTGAGGAACAATATCATCAAAGTATTCAAGATGGGAACTATCCGTTATTTGTCGCAGAAGTGCCTTTATTATACGAAATACACTATGCTAAGTGGTTTGATTCAGTGATCCTTGTTATGGCAAACGAAGATATTCGACGCGAGAGATTCATGAAGAAAACAGGGCGTTCCTCTGAAGACTTTGATCAAAGGTGTTCGCGTTTTCTAAATGTCGAAGAAAAGTTAGCACAAGCAGATGTTGTTGTTGAAAACAACGGAACTAAAAAAGAATTACATCAAAAAATTGAAGAATATTTTTACGCTTTAAAGGGAGCATTATGA
- a CDS encoding CDP-alcohol phosphatidyltransferase family protein: MRQFCNLLSLSRLWLALYFCQEKLHIRLLAIVGAMLSDVLDGYLARRYKATSRLGSILDPITDKVFVFVCITVLYMEGSLSIAHLFFICARDLFLIIFVCYLSLVKGWKGYDYGSLFWGKIFTVVQFIILLGVTAGGEIPWTGLVPLVALGFLYFLERIMDYKKQFLR, encoded by the coding sequence ATGAGACAATTTTGCAACCTACTTTCTCTATCACGTTTGTGGCTAGCGCTATACTTCTGCCAAGAAAAATTGCATATCCGCTTACTTGCTATTGTTGGAGCTATGCTAAGCGATGTCTTAGATGGCTATCTTGCTCGACGCTATAAAGCGACAAGTCGTCTCGGTTCAATCCTAGACCCTATTACAGATAAAGTCTTTGTGTTCGTTTGTATCACGGTCCTCTATATGGAAGGATCCTTATCAATAGCACACCTCTTTTTCATTTGCGCTCGAGACTTATTCCTTATTATCTTTGTCTGCTACCTTTCTTTAGTTAAAGGTTGGAAAGGCTATGATTATGGCTCTTTATTTTGGGGCAAGATCTTTACAGTAGTTCAATTTATTATTTTACTAGGGGTCACGGCAGGGGGTGAAATTCCTTGGACCGGACTAGTCCCCCTCGTGGCTCTCGGTTTTCTATATTTCCTCGAGAGAATTATGGATTATAAAAAACAGTTTCTCCGCTAA
- a CDS encoding metallophosphoesterase: MHIYGLADLHLALGVPEKTMEVFGDPWIGYHQKICSEWQAVVHPEDIVLLPGDISWAMNLSEAHKDFAFIGDLPGTKYMIRGNHDYWSSASTSKILQALPPSLYYLNQGFALLTPHLAVVGVRLWDSPTICVKKENFLTPSTQEQSYTEQDEKIFLRELGRLKRAFAALPKEVTEVIVMTHYPPISSDGTPGPISEFLEADGRVSLCLFGHIHKVQRPIDGFGNIRGIHYILVAADYVNFVPQEVM, encoded by the coding sequence ATGCATATTTATGGTTTGGCAGATTTGCATCTAGCCTTAGGCGTCCCTGAAAAAACTATGGAAGTTTTTGGAGACCCCTGGATAGGATACCATCAGAAAATTTGCTCTGAATGGCAAGCTGTTGTCCATCCAGAGGATATTGTTCTCCTCCCAGGAGATATTTCTTGGGCTATGAACCTCTCAGAGGCTCATAAAGATTTCGCCTTTATTGGGGATCTCCCAGGAACGAAGTATATGATTCGTGGAAATCATGATTACTGGAGTTCTGCTTCAACAAGTAAAATTCTACAAGCACTTCCTCCCTCTCTATACTATTTGAATCAAGGGTTTGCTCTGTTAACACCCCATCTTGCTGTTGTAGGAGTGCGACTGTGGGATAGTCCTACAATATGTGTGAAGAAGGAGAATTTCCTTACTCCTTCTACTCAGGAACAATCTTATACAGAACAGGATGAAAAGATTTTTCTCCGAGAGTTGGGCCGTTTAAAGAGAGCTTTTGCTGCCCTTCCTAAAGAAGTCACTGAGGTGATTGTGATGACACACTACCCCCCAATCAGCAGTGACGGTACTCCAGGACCTATTTCGGAATTCTTAGAAGCTGATGGAAGAGTCTCTCTATGCCTATTTGGTCATATTCATAAAGTGCAACGCCCTATAGATGGATTCGGTAATATCCGAGGGATCCACTACATACTAGTGGCTGCTGATTACGTAAACTTTGTTCCTCAAGAGGTGATGTGA
- the rho gene encoding transcription termination factor Rho: MGIEELNILARQYGVKNIGSLTKSQVVFEIVKAKSERPDELLIGEGVLEVLPDGFGFLRSPTYNYLPSAEDIYVSPAQIRRFDLKKGDTIIGTIRSPKEKEKYFALLKVDKINGSTPDKAKERVLFENLTPLYPNQRIVMEMGKDHLAERVLDLTAPIGKGQRGLIVAPPRSGKTVILQSIAHAIAVNNPDIVLIVLLIDERPEEVTDMIRQVRGEVVASTFDEQPERHIQVAEMVIEKARRLVEHGNDVVILLDSITRLARAYNTVQPHSGKILTGGVDASALHKPKRFFGAARNIEGGGSLTILATALIDTGSRMDEVIFEEFKGTGNMELVLDRRLSDRRTYPAIDLIKSGTRKEELLYHPSELERVYLFRQAIADLTTIDAMHLLLGRLKKTNSNAEFLLSLKE, from the coding sequence ATGGGAATTGAAGAGCTGAATATATTAGCTCGCCAATACGGTGTGAAAAATATAGGATCTCTAACAAAGTCTCAGGTCGTCTTTGAGATTGTTAAAGCCAAGTCAGAGCGCCCAGATGAATTGCTGATAGGTGAAGGCGTGTTAGAAGTCCTTCCAGACGGATTTGGATTTCTGAGATCCCCAACCTATAATTACCTACCTTCTGCTGAAGATATTTATGTTTCTCCAGCTCAGATTCGTAGATTTGATCTCAAAAAAGGTGATACGATTATCGGTACGATACGCTCACCTAAAGAGAAAGAAAAGTACTTTGCTCTATTGAAAGTAGATAAGATCAACGGATCTACTCCAGATAAAGCTAAAGAACGTGTACTTTTTGAAAACCTGACCCCCCTCTACCCTAATCAAAGAATCGTGATGGAAATGGGGAAAGATCATTTGGCTGAGAGAGTCTTAGATCTTACCGCCCCCATTGGAAAAGGACAGCGGGGATTGATTGTAGCCCCACCAAGATCTGGGAAAACTGTCATTCTCCAAAGCATAGCACACGCGATTGCTGTGAATAATCCTGATATTGTTCTTATTGTCTTGTTAATTGACGAAAGACCCGAAGAAGTTACCGATATGATTCGGCAAGTTCGTGGAGAAGTTGTTGCCTCGACATTTGACGAACAACCAGAAAGGCATATTCAGGTCGCTGAGATGGTTATAGAGAAAGCTCGTCGTTTAGTGGAACATGGAAATGATGTGGTCATTCTACTCGATTCCATAACACGATTAGCACGTGCCTATAATACAGTTCAGCCGCATTCTGGAAAAATTCTTACCGGGGGTGTCGATGCTAGTGCATTGCACAAACCTAAGCGTTTCTTCGGTGCTGCAAGAAATATTGAAGGCGGGGGATCGCTCACAATTCTTGCAACCGCTTTAATTGATACTGGTTCCAGAATGGACGAAGTGATTTTTGAAGAATTCAAAGGCACTGGAAATATGGAACTCGTCTTGGATCGACGTCTGTCAGATCGAAGAACCTACCCCGCTATTGATTTAATTAAGAGTGGAACTAGAAAAGAAGAACTCCTCTATCATCCTAGTGAATTAGAAAGGGTCTACCTTTTCCGTCAGGCCATAGCAGATCTTACTACTATAGACGCCATGCATCTCTTGCTAGGAAGGTTGAAGAAAACCAATAGTAACGCAGAATTCTTGTTGTCACTCAAAGAATAG
- a CDS encoding orotate phosphoribosyltransferase, producing MMNYEDAKLRGQAVAILYQIGAIKFGKHILASGEETPLYVDMRLVISSPEVLQTVATLIWRLRPSFNSSLLCGVPYTALTLATSISLKYNIPMVLRRKELQNVDPSDAIKVEGLFTPGQTCLVINDMVSSGKSIIETAVALEENGLVVREALVFLDRRKEACQPLGPQGIKVSSVFTVPTLIKALIAYGKLSSGDLTLANKISEILEIES from the coding sequence ATGATGAACTACGAAGATGCAAAATTACGCGGTCAAGCTGTAGCAATTCTATACCAAATCGGAGCTATAAAGTTCGGAAAACATATTCTCGCTAGCGGAGAAGAAACTCCTCTGTATGTAGATATGCGTCTTGTGATCTCCTCTCCAGAAGTTCTCCAGACAGTGGCAACTCTTATTTGGCGCCTCCGCCCCTCATTCAATAGTAGCTTACTCTGCGGAGTCCCTTATACTGCTCTAACCCTAGCAACCTCGATCTCTTTAAAATATAACATCCCTATGGTATTGCGAAGGAAGGAATTACAGAATGTAGACCCCTCGGACGCTATTAAAGTAGAAGGGTTATTTACTCCAGGACAAACTTGTTTAGTCATCAATGATATGGTTTCCTCAGGAAAATCTATAATAGAGACAGCAGTCGCACTGGAAGAAAATGGTCTGGTAGTTCGTGAAGCATTGGTATTCTTAGATCGTAGAAAAGAAGCGTGTCAACCACTTGGTCCACAGGGAATAAAAGTCAGTTCGGTATTTACTGTACCCACTCTGATAAAAGCTTTGATCGCTTATGGGAAGCTAAGCAGTGGTGATCTAACCCTGGCAAACAAAATTTCCGAAATTCTAGAAATTGAATCTTAA